In one window of Maribacter dokdonensis DSW-8 DNA:
- a CDS encoding class I SAM-dependent methyltransferase, with translation MNKQLISKTIETFYNQASEETRLESGMGLFEFERNKLLIEAYLTAPNLQIVDVGGGTGKYAEWLSKKGHKVHLIEPVEKHVHLANQRSKRLKNKFKVHLGESRSLNFPDNFADLIIIHGPLYHLQRKEDRASSIIEAKRVLKNGGIILGFAINYTASTVVGLLNGLIHKRSFFEMCKSELTTGLHNPPDDLPWLMTEAYYHKPDQLKSEFENQGLAYLKTYAVEGMAWLDKDFFVNIQNVKKRKTLIALLKITENDSYILPFSPHMMIAVKKETHGK, from the coding sequence ATGAACAAACAATTAATATCTAAAACCATTGAAACATTCTACAATCAAGCCTCGGAGGAAACCCGACTTGAAAGTGGAATGGGGTTATTTGAATTTGAAAGAAATAAGTTACTAATTGAAGCATATCTAACCGCACCAAACTTACAAATAGTAGATGTTGGCGGAGGAACAGGAAAATACGCGGAGTGGCTATCAAAAAAAGGTCATAAGGTTCATTTAATAGAGCCTGTTGAAAAACATGTGCACTTAGCAAACCAAAGATCAAAAAGACTTAAGAACAAGTTTAAAGTGCATTTAGGAGAATCTAGAAGTCTTAATTTTCCAGATAATTTTGCCGACTTGATCATAATTCATGGTCCACTTTACCATCTTCAAAGAAAAGAAGATAGAGCATCAAGTATTATAGAAGCTAAACGTGTCTTGAAAAATGGCGGAATCATTTTGGGTTTTGCCATAAACTATACAGCTTCAACCGTGGTAGGACTTTTAAATGGTCTCATTCACAAAAGGTCATTTTTTGAGATGTGCAAAAGTGAATTGACAACGGGCTTACACAATCCGCCAGATGATCTTCCTTGGCTCATGACAGAGGCTTATTACCATAAACCAGATCAATTAAAATCAGAATTTGAAAATCAAGGTTTAGCCTATTTAAAAACCTATGCAGTGGAAGGTATGGCATGGCTTGACAAAGACTTTTTTGTCAACATTCAAAATGTCAAAAAAAGAAAGACTTTAATAGCGTTACTTAAAATCACGGAAAACGACAGCTACATTTTACCTTTTAGTCCACATATGATGATAGCAGTAAAAAAAGAAACACATGGAAAATAA